Proteins co-encoded in one Vidua macroura isolate BioBank_ID:100142 chromosome 13, ASM2450914v1, whole genome shotgun sequence genomic window:
- the AMIGO3 gene encoding amphoterin-induced protein 3 gives MSSPVTADSVWPRVAKLFLLLLQLYALRASPQPHRCPDTCICTSDLLSCSQQMLRWVPEALPPTTSTLDLSHNALTQLHDHWLAALPHLEALHISHNQIRDLSLRAFHNASFLRYLDMSSNHLQAVERHYFEALVSLEELLLYDNHIKRVDENAFAKLSDLRKVYLSWNNLTTFPFHAVQGLGIHKLRTLDLSSNSLSSIPVEVVAALPENIGNGLYLHNNPIRCSCPLYLMLQRWNQRGFSSVKDFSEEHTCKVSDNVPRSLIKFLKHRHMFENCSASTEDAHLLHLEVVVGQPILLTCNTSNTSLPHAATTYMWITPHHEPIKHPGNSNRSLELYRNGSLRIAAAKPWLSGVYVGLVMNSPYNFSRMCEFNMTVLYPKAAGETFSTGLTTLLGCIVSLVLVIIYLYLTPCRCLGCCKKPAPLSPPQECSAQSSILSTTPPATDGPNRKASANKHVVFLEPIRETQNGKIRLALGEDFPDPKHPKVLQLKSDSESISSVFSDTPIVS, from the coding sequence ATGTCCTCGCCGGTGACCGCGGACTCGGTCTGGCCGCGGGTGGCaaagctgttcctgctgctgctccagctgtatGCCCTCCGAGCCTCCCCGCAGCCCCACCGCTGCCCCGACACCTGCATCTGCacctctgacctgctgagctgcagccagcagatgCTGCGGTGGGTGCCCGAGGCACTGCCGCCCACCACCAGCACGCTGGACCTCAGCCACAATGCCCTCACCCAGCTCCACGACCACTGGCTGGCCGCCCTCCCACACCTCGAGGCCCTCCACATCAGCCACAACCAGATTCGGGACCTTTCTCTACGGGCTTTCCACAATGCCTCCTTCCTGCGGTACCTGGACATGTCCTCCAACCACCTGCAAGCTGTGGAGAGGCACTACTTCGAGGCGCTGGtgagcctggaggagctgctgctctatGACAACCACATCAAGCGGGTGGATGAAAACGCCTTTGCCAAGCTGAGTGATCTGCGGAAAGTCTACCTGAGCTGGAACAACCTGACCACCTTCCCCTTCCATGCTGTACAGGGGCTGGGAATCCACAAGCTCCGCACGCTGGACCTCTCCTCCAACAGCCTGAGCAGCATCCCCGtggaggtggtggcagctctgcCCGAAAACATCGGCAATGGCTTGTACCTGCACAACAACCCCATCCGGTGCAGCTGCCCACTCTACCTGATGCTTCAGCGCTGGAATCAGCGAGGTTTCAGCTCCGTGAAAGATTTCTCTGAGGAACACACCTGCAAGGTGTCTGACAATGTACCCCGGTCCCTGATCAAGTTCCTCAAACACAGACACATGTTTGAGAACTGCTCAGCGAGCACCGAGGACGCGCACCTCTTGCACTTGGAGGTGGTGGTGGGCCAGCCCATCCTGCTCACCTGTAACACCAGTAACACCAGCCTGCCGCACGCTGCCACCACCTACATGTGGATCACCCCTCACCACGAGCCCATCAAACACCCAGGGAACAGCAATCGCTCCCTGGAGCTCTATCGCAACGGCAGCCTGAGGATCGCCGCAGCCAAGCCCTGGCTCTCGGGGGTCTACGTAGGCTTGGTCATGAACAGCCCCTACAACTTCAGCAGGATGTGTGAGTTCAACATGACCGTCCTCTACCCCAAGGCAGCTGGGGAGACCTTCAGCACTGGCCTCACGACCCTGCTGGGCTGCATTGTGAGCCTGGTGCTGGTGATCATCTACTTGTACCTCACGCCGTGCCgctgcctgggctgctgcaaGAAGCCGGCCCCGCTCAGCCCCCCGCAGGAGTGCAGCGCCCAGTCCTCCATCCTCAGCACCACTCCCCCTGCCACCGATGGGCCAAACCGCAAGGCCAGTGCCAACAAACACGTCGTCTTCCTCGAGCCCATCAGGGAGACACAGAATGGCAAGATCCGCCTGGCCCTTGGTGAGGACTTCCCTGACCCCAAGCACCCCAAGGTCCTGCAGCTCAAGTCGGACTCAGAGTCCATCAGCTCTGTCTTTTCTGATACCCCCATTGTGTCTTAG
- the GMPPB gene encoding mannose-1-phosphate guanyltransferase beta has protein sequence MRALILVGGFGTRLRPLTLSRPKPLVEFCNKAVLLHQLEALRQAGVSHVVLAVSYMSDALEAAMREQEQRLGIRISMSHEKEPLGTAGPLALARDLLAEDGEPFFVLNSDVICEFPFAALARFHRQHGGEGSLVVTRVEEPAKYGVVVCEADTGRICRFVEKPRVFVSNKINAGLYIFNPGILQRIQLRPTSIEKEIFPAMAQDGQLYAMELQGFWMDIGQPKDFLTGMCMYLQALRAQHPEKLHSGPGVVGNVLVDPSAKIGANCVIGPNVTIGAGVVVEDGVRIKRCTVLEGARIRSHSWLESCIVGWSCSVGQWVRMENVTVLGEDVIVNDELYLNGANVLPHKSIAESVPEPRIIM, from the exons ATGCGGGCGCTGATCCTGGTTGGCGGCTTCGGGACGCGGCTGCGGCCGCTGACCCTGAGCCGGCCGAAGCCGCTGGTGGAGTTCTGCAACAAGGCGGTGCTGCTCCACCAGCTTGAAGCTCTCCGGCAG GCGGGCGTCAGCCATGTGGTGCTGGCGGTGAGCTACATGTCGGACGCGCTGGAGGCCGCTATGCGGGAGCAGGAACAACGG CTCGGCATCCGCATCTCCATGTCCCACGAGAAGGAGCCGCTGGGCACAG CGGGACCGCTGGCACTGGCGCGGGACCTGCTGGCCGAGGACGGGGAGCCCTTCTTTGTCCTCAACAGCGATGTGATCTGCGAGTTCCCCTTCGCGGCGCTGGCCCGTTTCCACCGGCAGCACGGCGGCGAGGGCTCCCTGGTGGTGACCCGCGTGGAGGAGCCAGCCAAGTACGGTGTGGTGGTGTGCGAGGCCGACACCGGCCGCATCTGCCGCTTCGTGGAGAAGCCGCGGGTCTTTGTGTCCAACAAGATCAACGCCGGCCTCTACATATTTAACCCTGGCATCTTGCAACGCATCCAG CTGCGCCCCACCTCCATCGAGAAGGAGATCTTCCCAGCCATGGCACAGGATGGGCAGCTCTACGCCATGGAGCTACAGG GCTTCTGGATGGACATTGGGCAGCCAAAGGATTTCCTTACGGGCATGTGCATGTACCTGCAAGCGCTGCGGGCTCAGCACCCCGAGAAGCTGCACTCGGGGCCCGGTGTCGTAGGGAATGTGCTGGTG GACCCCAGTGCCAAGATTGGGGCAAACTGTGTCATCGGGCCCAACGTGACGATCGGGGCCGGCGTGGTGGTGGAAGACGGGGTGCGCATCAAACGCTGCACTGTGCTGGAAGGGGCCCGCATCCGCTCCCATTCCTGGCTGGAATCCTGCATcgtgggctggagctgctccgtGGGGCAGTGG GTGCGCATGGAGAACGTGACTGTGCTGGGCGAGGATGTCATCGTCAACGACGAGCTCTACCTCAACGGGGCCAATGTGCTGCCACACAAATCCATCGCCGAGTCTGTGCCAGAGCCACGCATCATCATGTAG